From a single Streptomyces sp. 1331.2 genomic region:
- a CDS encoding DUF742 domain-containing protein, which yields MGPYGNDASWGPGPDPGTGGSDGLSDGLPDNRADDRRPGLAPHWSEIEDAEAEDETGVMVRPYTITRGRTAPERDDLTLITVLTTVEAEAEAALARGSRAGARGLQPEHRLILERCRRPAAVAEVSAGLDLPVSVTKILLGDLVAQGLLRARAPLSVARAAGGVDLGLLTAVREGLRRL from the coding sequence GTGGGCCCGTACGGGAACGACGCCTCCTGGGGCCCCGGCCCGGATCCCGGCACCGGCGGCTCGGACGGCCTCTCAGACGGCCTCCCTGACAACCGCGCCGACGACCGCCGGCCCGGCCTGGCGCCGCACTGGAGCGAGATCGAGGACGCAGAGGCGGAGGACGAGACGGGCGTCATGGTCCGCCCGTACACCATCACCCGTGGCCGGACGGCACCCGAGCGGGACGACCTCACCCTCATCACCGTGCTCACCACGGTCGAGGCGGAGGCCGAGGCGGCCCTGGCGCGGGGCAGCCGCGCCGGTGCCCGCGGCCTGCAGCCCGAGCACCGCCTGATCCTCGAACGCTGCCGCCGCCCGGCGGCCGTCGCCGAGGTGTCGGCCGGCCTGGACCTCCCGGTCTCGGTCACCAAGATCCTGCTGGGCGACCTGGTCGCCCAGGGCCTGCTGCGCGCCCGGGCCCCGCTCTCGGTGGCCCGGGCCGCCGGGGGCGTGGACCTCGGCCTGCTCACGGCCGTACGCGAAGGACTCCGGAGACTCTGA
- a CDS encoding FAD-dependent monooxygenase: MTTPLRVLVHGGGIGGLTLATALARRGHHVDVAELREQLEALGVGIVQPSNALHVMREIGVLEDCLAVGFEWNVLTICDPAGATLAEIPQPRMGDAPSANGIPRPALARVLADAAVKAGATVRFGTTIASVTDDGAGVDVTLSDGHAARYDLVVGFDGIGSPLRKHLYGGMYAPEYTGFANWRVTLPRSPEVRGVVMSAGNLKAKALLTPISADLMYLGTVFAEPEGFHPDPERAHEQLRERLAGFGGPIAAALAQVTDPAAVVHTRISQVTVEGPWHVGRIVLAGDAAHASTPHLAQGAAMAVEDALVLAQSLDAADTVPAALAAWEARRRPRALWVQALSRAVLKQETGTPTTPEEDELLKVGIPGAAHVLVQPY, translated from the coding sequence ATGACCACACCCCTGCGCGTCCTCGTCCACGGCGGCGGCATAGGCGGCCTCACCCTCGCCACCGCCCTCGCCCGGCGCGGCCACCACGTCGACGTCGCCGAGCTGCGCGAGCAGCTGGAGGCGCTCGGCGTCGGCATCGTCCAGCCGTCCAACGCCCTGCACGTGATGCGCGAGATCGGCGTCCTGGAGGACTGCCTGGCCGTCGGCTTCGAGTGGAACGTGCTGACCATCTGCGACCCGGCCGGCGCCACGCTCGCCGAGATCCCGCAGCCCCGGATGGGCGACGCCCCCTCCGCCAACGGCATCCCGCGCCCCGCCCTGGCCCGCGTCCTCGCCGACGCGGCCGTCAAGGCGGGCGCCACGGTTCGCTTCGGCACCACCATCGCGTCGGTGACGGACGACGGCGCGGGCGTCGACGTCACGCTCAGCGACGGCCACGCCGCCCGCTACGACCTGGTCGTCGGCTTCGACGGCATCGGCTCGCCGCTGCGCAAGCACCTGTACGGCGGGATGTACGCGCCCGAGTACACCGGCTTCGCCAACTGGCGCGTGACGCTGCCGCGTTCGCCCGAGGTACGGGGCGTGGTGATGTCCGCCGGCAACCTGAAGGCGAAGGCGCTGCTGACCCCGATCAGCGCGGACCTGATGTACCTGGGCACGGTGTTCGCCGAGCCCGAGGGCTTCCACCCGGACCCCGAGCGCGCCCACGAGCAGCTCCGTGAGCGCCTGGCCGGCTTCGGCGGCCCGATCGCCGCAGCGCTCGCCCAGGTCACCGACCCGGCGGCCGTGGTCCACACCCGGATCTCCCAGGTGACCGTCGAGGGGCCCTGGCACGTCGGCCGGATCGTGCTGGCAGGCGACGCCGCGCACGCCTCCACCCCGCACCTGGCCCAGGGCGCCGCGATGGCCGTCGAGGACGCGCTCGTCCTCGCGCAGAGCCTGGACGCCGCCGACACCGTCCCCGCCGCACTGGCCGCCTGGGAGGCCAGGCGCCGCCCGCGCGCCCTGTGGGTCCAGGCCCTGTCCCGCGCGGTCCTCAAGCAGGAGACCGGCACCCCGACCACCCCGGAGGAGGACGAACTCCTCAAGGTCGGCATCCCGGGCGCGGCGCACGTCCTCGTCCAGCCGTACTGA
- a CDS encoding sensor histidine kinase: MVYYNLQEERRLSAEALARPGANTDQLRRQRQATDDAVRQFQTLSGETADSAPEEVRTAVTEARQAMGRLAEQRAAVDRGSVDQQTVFTYYTDLIAVDLRLFTALSHVDTGEVTWISKTLVNAFWAKEMLAREDALLARGWPSGRLSTADYQAVQQTIGAQDHLLTVQVVPYVPDGEAAAWHDLMNSPAWQAKAAVEQQLTKPTAAEANGTVRLPAVQDQWRQALDQLNPQLVKAIETRTSGIVEVGKGTILNLLTRVVLTTVIGLITVVAVVVASWRLSRSLRRRIGELHTQAEEMQRTLPEVVERLGRGEQVDVEAETRTITAGPNGVGTDTGTDTDTATESSTGDGNNTGAGTVTGSGSTDELARLGQALNLARASALQAAVRQAEQHRGFERLLQRIARRTQLLIGRQLRKLDELERRHEDPEVLEGLFDLDHLTARLRRYEENLVIMAGGQPQRRWRKPVPLLDVLRSAQGEVQDYRRIVIDVEGHPWLSERAVGPVAHVIAELMENATTFSKPPTPVEVRAAMVGRGLAIEIEDRGLGMDPEQYDAANELMSRPPRTDVLARADDIRLGFHVVSRLASLHGLKIEFRPSAFGGTRVVVLVPDELVIEGDTGLPDGAPAAAAEPIPLVRRSRRALRSASDEVPAPVVAGPPVAPVESFGRGDFVPQAAPVPLPAPSPTPAAPVSLPTPAEASAPAPYQPEQPERSDHPDHPLHPDHPLQPDQPLQPDQPLQPFQPFQPFQPFQPEQPLRSEQPIEHSSPADPATAHDTPAYPDIAYARVTEAEAPYADEQYRPADHYRLAERRGRRDYPTSVPYSPAEGGQPPLPQRVRQASLAAELRVPPAAPRWVERPAETAEAAPPAGPFQRPEHPVRRSGAAIGAFQRQSRAARSQDSGEHRLPQALTRPAPPTPAGPPTPAPGPSPWALPAADPRTTRTDDQ, from the coding sequence ATCGTCTACTACAACCTCCAGGAGGAGCGCCGGCTCAGCGCCGAAGCCCTCGCCCGTCCCGGCGCCAACACCGACCAGCTGCGCCGCCAACGCCAGGCGACCGACGACGCGGTGCGCCAGTTCCAGACGCTGTCCGGCGAGACGGCCGACAGCGCGCCCGAGGAGGTGCGCACAGCGGTCACCGAGGCCCGCCAGGCCATGGGCAGACTCGCCGAACAGCGCGCCGCCGTGGACCGCGGATCGGTCGACCAGCAGACCGTCTTCACGTACTACACCGACCTGATCGCGGTCGACCTGCGGCTGTTCACCGCACTCAGCCACGTGGACACCGGCGAGGTCACCTGGATCTCCAAGACCCTGGTGAACGCCTTCTGGGCGAAGGAGATGCTGGCGCGCGAGGACGCCCTGCTGGCCCGAGGCTGGCCCTCCGGCCGGCTGAGCACCGCCGACTACCAGGCCGTCCAGCAGACCATCGGCGCCCAGGACCACCTGCTCACCGTCCAGGTCGTCCCGTACGTCCCGGACGGCGAGGCCGCCGCCTGGCACGACCTGATGAACAGCCCGGCCTGGCAGGCCAAGGCCGCCGTCGAGCAGCAGCTGACCAAGCCCACCGCCGCCGAGGCCAACGGCACCGTCCGGCTCCCGGCCGTCCAGGACCAGTGGCGCCAGGCCCTCGACCAGCTCAACCCTCAGCTGGTCAAGGCGATCGAGACCCGCACCAGCGGCATCGTCGAGGTCGGCAAGGGCACCATCCTGAACCTGCTGACCAGGGTGGTGCTGACCACCGTCATCGGCCTGATCACGGTCGTCGCGGTGGTCGTCGCCTCCTGGCGGCTCAGTCGCTCGCTGCGCCGCCGCATCGGGGAACTGCACACCCAGGCCGAGGAGATGCAGCGCACCCTGCCCGAGGTGGTCGAGCGCCTCGGGCGCGGCGAACAGGTGGACGTCGAGGCCGAGACCCGCACCATCACCGCCGGCCCGAACGGTGTCGGCACCGACACCGGCACCGACACCGACACCGCGACCGAAAGCAGCACCGGCGACGGCAACAACACCGGCGCCGGCACCGTCACCGGAAGCGGCAGCACCGACGAGCTGGCCCGCCTCGGTCAGGCGCTCAACCTGGCCCGCGCCTCCGCCCTGCAGGCCGCCGTCCGCCAGGCCGAGCAGCACCGCGGCTTCGAGCGCCTGCTGCAGCGCATCGCCCGCCGCACCCAGCTGCTGATCGGCCGCCAGCTGCGCAAGCTGGACGAGCTGGAGCGCAGGCACGAGGACCCGGAGGTCCTGGAGGGCCTGTTCGACCTCGACCACCTCACCGCCCGACTGCGCCGCTACGAGGAGAACCTGGTCATCATGGCCGGCGGCCAGCCGCAGCGGCGCTGGCGCAAGCCCGTCCCACTGCTGGACGTGCTGCGCTCCGCGCAGGGCGAGGTGCAGGACTACCGACGGATCGTGATCGACGTCGAGGGCCACCCGTGGCTGTCCGAGCGGGCCGTCGGCCCGGTCGCCCACGTGATCGCCGAACTAATGGAGAACGCCACCACCTTCTCCAAGCCGCCCACGCCGGTCGAGGTGCGGGCCGCCATGGTCGGCCGCGGGCTCGCGATCGAGATCGAGGACCGCGGCCTGGGCATGGACCCGGAACAGTACGACGCGGCGAACGAGTTGATGAGCCGCCCGCCGCGCACCGACGTGCTGGCCCGGGCCGACGACATCCGGCTCGGCTTCCACGTGGTCTCGCGCCTGGCCTCGCTGCACGGACTGAAGATCGAGTTCCGCCCGTCCGCCTTCGGCGGCACCCGGGTGGTCGTGCTCGTCCCGGACGAGCTGGTCATCGAGGGCGACACCGGGCTGCCGGACGGGGCCCCCGCCGCGGCCGCCGAGCCGATCCCGCTGGTGCGCCGCTCGCGCCGGGCGCTGCGCTCGGCCTCCGACGAGGTGCCCGCCCCGGTGGTGGCCGGGCCGCCGGTCGCGCCGGTGGAGTCCTTCGGACGGGGCGACTTCGTGCCGCAGGCGGCACCGGTGCCGCTGCCCGCGCCGTCGCCTACGCCCGCGGCCCCGGTGTCCCTGCCGACGCCGGCGGAGGCCTCGGCTCCGGCGCCGTACCAGCCCGAGCAGCCCGAGCGCTCAGATCACCCCGATCACCCGCTCCACCCCGATCACCCGCTCCAGCCCGACCAGCCGCTCCAGCCCGACCAGCCGCTCCAGCCGTTCCAGCCGTTCCAGCCGTTCCAGCCGTTCCAGCCGGAGCAGCCCCTCCGGTCCGAGCAGCCGATCGAGCACAGCTCCCCCGCCGACCCGGCGACCGCGCACGACACCCCGGCCTACCCGGACATCGCCTACGCCCGGGTCACCGAGGCCGAGGCCCCGTACGCCGACGAGCAGTACCGCCCGGCCGACCACTACCGGCTGGCCGAGCGGCGCGGCAGGCGCGACTACCCGACCTCGGTCCCGTACAGCCCGGCCGAGGGCGGGCAGCCGCCGCTTCCGCAGCGCGTGCGGCAGGCCAGCCTGGCCGCCGAGCTGCGGGTGCCTCCGGCCGCCCCGCGGTGGGTGGAGCGTCCGGCCGAGACGGCCGAGGCCGCGCCGCCCGCGGGCCCGTTCCAGCGCCCCGAGCACCCGGTGCGGCGTTCCGGCGCGGCGATCGGCGCCTTCCAGCGTCAGTCCCGGGCCGCCCGGTCCCAGGACAGCGGTGAACACCGGCTGCCCCAGGCCCTGACCCGACCGGCTCCCCCCACGCCCGCCGGTCCCCCGACTCCGGCGCCCGGCCCCTCCCCCTGGGCCCTGCCCGCCGCGGACCCCCGAACCACACGAACGGATGACCAGTGA
- a CDS encoding roadblock/LC7 domain-containing protein — translation MNRTIATHQDLDWLLDGLVDSVTGTRNAVLLSDDGLVVSHSRTIERADAERLAAVATGQQSLARGVGQLFDGGPVHQVIVELAECWLFVIAAAQGTHLAVVASQEVDAEVMSVAMHTLVQQVGQKLTTPARGEDTPNAPASFDVFAARNRG, via the coding sequence ATCAATCGCACGATCGCCACCCACCAGGACCTGGACTGGCTGCTGGACGGACTCGTCGACTCGGTGACCGGGACCAGGAACGCCGTCCTGCTCTCCGACGACGGTCTCGTGGTCAGCCACTCCCGCACCATCGAGCGGGCCGACGCCGAGCGCCTGGCCGCCGTGGCCACCGGCCAGCAGAGCCTGGCCCGCGGGGTCGGGCAGCTCTTCGACGGCGGGCCGGTGCACCAGGTGATCGTCGAGCTGGCCGAGTGCTGGCTGTTCGTCATCGCCGCCGCCCAGGGCACCCACCTGGCCGTGGTCGCCTCCCAGGAGGTGGACGCCGAGGTGATGTCAGTCGCGATGCACACCCTGGTGCAGCAGGTCGGCCAGAAGCTCACCACCCCGGCCCGCGGCGAGGACACGCCGAACGCCCCCGCCTCCTTCGACGTCTTCGCCGCCCGGAACCGGGGCTGA
- a CDS encoding GTP-binding protein: MATPHSAIGDPTATHPSTTAAAHPTGLTGPAGRAAGTTAAAPAAPAAVKILIAGGFGVGKTTLVGSVSEVTPLRTEEYLTRASIGVDDLSGVDQKDTTTVALDFGRITVNPELVVYLFGTPGQERFWFMWNDLVNGALGGIVIADTRRLDTSFASIDFFESRGIPFVVAINCFHNTNTRTPDEIRAALDLDPQVPMLLGDVRERAFGRDLLLALVDHLMDLAATAPVG, translated from the coding sequence ATGGCAACACCCCACTCCGCCATCGGCGACCCCACCGCCACCCACCCCTCCACCACCGCCGCCGCCCACCCGACCGGCCTGACCGGCCCGGCCGGCCGAGCTGCCGGGACCACCGCGGCAGCCCCGGCTGCCCCTGCCGCCGTCAAGATCCTCATCGCGGGCGGCTTCGGCGTCGGCAAGACCACCCTGGTCGGCTCGGTCAGCGAGGTCACCCCGCTGCGCACCGAGGAGTACCTGACCCGGGCCAGCATCGGCGTCGACGACCTGTCCGGCGTCGACCAGAAGGACACCACCACCGTCGCCCTCGACTTCGGCCGGATCACCGTCAACCCGGAGCTGGTCGTCTACCTGTTCGGCACGCCCGGGCAGGAACGTTTCTGGTTCATGTGGAACGACCTGGTCAACGGCGCCCTCGGCGGCATCGTCATCGCCGACACCCGCCGACTGGACACCAGCTTCGCCTCGATCGACTTCTTCGAGAGCCGGGGCATCCCCTTCGTGGTGGCGATCAACTGCTTCCACAACACCAACACCCGCACCCCCGACGAGATCCGGGCCGCGCTCGACCTCGACCCGCAGGTCCCGATGCTCCTCGGCGACGTGCGCGAACGCGCCTTCGGCCGGGACCTGCTGCTCGCCCTGGTCGACCACCTGATGGACCTCGCCGCCACCGCCCCCGTCGGTTGA